From the genome of Neodiprion pinetum isolate iyNeoPine1 chromosome 3, iyNeoPine1.2, whole genome shotgun sequence, one region includes:
- the strat gene encoding guanine nucleotide exchange factor MSS4 homolog has product MSSSVEIESLKDENGKNIYTVLCTFCSSKILNPGSSTYVNIEVAVKLHRMQRKDEEEVEEEEEISDYWMVDDMFTFENIGFSNTVENLKYLICADCEIGPVGWHNLTDQKSYIALSRVKHD; this is encoded by the exons ATGTCGTCTTCGGTAGAGATTGAATCGTTGAAGGATGAGaacggaaaaaatatatatacggtATTATGCACATTTTGCTcatcgaaaatattaaatCCTGGAAGCTCAACCTACGTGAATATCGAG GTAGCGGTGAAATTGCATCGTATGCAACGAAAGGACGAAGAAGaagttgaagaagaagaagaaatatcGGACTATTGGATGGTAGACGATATGTTCACCTTTGAAAACATCGGCTTTTCAAATACCGTCGAAAACCTCAAATATCTAATTTGCGCGGACTGTGAAATCGGTCCCGTAGGCTGGCACAACCTTACCGATCAAAAATCGTACATTGCTTTATCCAGAGTGAAACATGACTGA